One window of the Chryseobacterium sp. CY350 genome contains the following:
- a CDS encoding DUF3575 domain-containing protein, with product MNNKIFIVLISLFSFINADAQENSTSDVKTISEKKLYVKGNALLIPIGVINAGLEYQLSNKFTAQGDVLISPWKSFAGHEAQIYMGTLEGRYYFKEAFKGWHVGANFSVGTYILQKPTYWNDNTFVDAQVGVPTQYINSQLYQKGFSFLLGVEGGYQFRLADNWNMDIFAGIGNSQDFYKGYVRGTGERYDSAQGFNRSGEWLPYRGGVMICYRLK from the coding sequence TTGAATAATAAAATTTTCATCGTACTAATAAGTTTATTTTCCTTCATCAATGCTGATGCTCAGGAAAATTCAACATCAGATGTGAAAACGATTTCTGAAAAGAAACTTTATGTAAAAGGCAACGCATTACTTATTCCCATTGGAGTAATCAATGCAGGATTAGAATATCAGTTGAGTAATAAATTTACAGCGCAGGGAGATGTATTAATCTCGCCATGGAAATCTTTTGCAGGACATGAAGCTCAGATTTACATGGGAACTCTTGAGGGAAGATATTATTTTAAAGAGGCATTTAAAGGTTGGCACGTCGGAGCTAATTTCTCCGTAGGAACTTACATACTACAGAAACCTACTTATTGGAATGATAATACATTTGTAGATGCTCAGGTAGGAGTTCCCACTCAATATATAAATTCACAACTTTATCAAAAAGGCTTTTCTTTTCTGCTAGGAGTAGAAGGTGGTTATCAGTTTAGACTTGCAGATAATTGGAATATGGATATTTTTGCAGGTATCGGAAATTCTCAGGATTTTTATAAAGGCTACGTTCGAGGAACAGGTGAAAGATATGATAGCGCGCAGGGCTTTAACAGAAGCGGAGAATGGTTACCTTATCGTGGCGGTGTCATGATTTGTTACAGACTAAAATAA